Proteins from a single region of Gasterosteus aculeatus chromosome 20, fGasAcu3.hap1.1, whole genome shotgun sequence:
- the inpp5b gene encoding type II inositol 1,4,5-trisphosphate 5-phosphatase isoform X1 yields MDQSVAIQETLQREENCLVAVQCDVFFDNITESRLLGLVESTKEHAIFIYTHRRMAITAEDVSLEDIVPISLDFAVVEVSSPEELAVVGADTKVRVSYQERALELRLPFGSHSRFFLSEVNRAWSEVCKSATQAPGFKWVGKYYKATKGLGVVKQALAPSGATLTKLSQQRKTAKSGPSEKERGANAGAPTSKQTGQESQVKSSCEDRDDLVRSSSHTTSNKAQILAMPQFGLRDNIIRCELLKTEDLYTYTEDFSFFLGTYNVNGQTPKESLRPWLSCTANPPDMYCVGFQELDLSKEAFFFNDTPKELEWTKAVAEALHPDAKYALVKLVRLVGIMLIFYIKKEHAEFISDVEAESVGTGIMGRMGNKGAVAVRFRFHNSDICVVNSHLAAHIEEYERRNQDYKDICSRLLFRQLDPTQPPLTIMKHDVIVWIGDLNYRITELDVTTVKELISQKDFETLHGHDQVNVVLFSLRSRVYESLYLPAATRPQLKRQMDEEAVFVGFVEGPIDFQPTYKYDTGSDKWDTSEKCRVPAWCDRILWRGKNIAQQQYQSHMTLKTSDHKPVSSLLVIGIKKVNAEIYKKTFEDIVRNIDKLENECIPSVTLSNREFHFKDVKYMQHQSVTLSLSNDGQVPCQFEFIQKPNEHTYCKPWLTANPPKGFIAQDGSVDIELEVFVNRSTAPKLNCGKEKMEDILVLHLERGKDYFISVMGNYLPSCYGSSIHSLCQLREPIQDMPQETLRRVAENSQTDDETDTEKPLDIPKELWMMVDHLFRNALNQEDIFQQPGLRIEFAEIRDCLDTGIPDSLPGSNHSAAEALLLFLDALPEPVVPYSFYQQCLESCSSASQCEKIISMLPQCHKNVFNYLAAFLRELLKNSASNRLDVSILATIFASLLLKSPTKQDLAEKRRSQEFFQHFLTQGSS; encoded by the exons ATGGATCAATCCGTGGCCATTCAAGAAACTctgcaaagggaagaaaactGCCTCGTAG CTGTCCAATGTGACGTCTTCTTTGACAACATCACAGAGAGCAGACTGCTGGGGCTGGTGGAGTCTACAAAAGAGCATGC AATCTTTATTTATACCCATCGAAGGATGGCGATCACTGCTGAGGACGTGTCCCTGGAGGACATCGTACCCATCTCCCTGGACTTTGCTGTGGTGGAGG tttcctCACCAGAGGAACTTGCAGTCGTGG GTGCTGATACCAAAGTCCGAGTCAGCTACCAGGAACGGGCTTTAGAGCTCAGACTTCCTTTTGGTTCCCACTCCCGGTTCTTCCTGAGTGAGGTCAACAGGGCGTGGAGCG AGGTCTGCAAGTCGGCCACACAAGCCCCCGGGTTTAAATGGGTCGGAAAGTATTACAAAGCCACTAAAGGCCTGGGAGTCGTCAAACAGGCGCTCGCTCCCAGCGGCGCAACGCTCACGAAACTCAGCCAGCAGAGGAAGACAG CGAAGTCGGGACCTTCAGAAAAGGAGAGAGGTGCGAACGCTGGAGCGCCGACGTCCAAACAAACCGGCCAAGAGAG TCAGGTCAAATCCAGCTGCGAGGACCGGGACGACCTGGTGCGCTCCTCCAGCCACACCACGTCCAACAAAGCCCAGATACTGGCCATGCCGCAGTTCGGCCTGCGAGACAACATCATCAGGTGTGAGCTGCTGAAGACCGAGGACCTTTACACTTACACCGAGGACTTCAG CTTTTTTCTCGGCACGTACAATGTGAATGGACAGACGCCGAAGGAAAGCCTCCGTCCCTGGCTGAGCTGCACAGCGAACCCCCCGGACATGTACTGCGTGGG TTTTCAGGAGCTCGACCTCAGCAAAGAGGCTTTCTTCTTCAATGACACGCCCAAGGAGCTGGAGTGGACGAAGGCCGTGGCAGAGGCCTTGCATCCAGATGCCAAGTACGCCTTA GTGAAGTTGGTGAGGCTGGTGGGCATCATGCTGATCTTCTACATTAAGAAGGAGCACGCAGAGTTCATATCTGATGTGGAGGCGGAGTCTGTGGGCACCGGCATCATGGGAAGGATG GGAAATAAGGGAGCTGTGGCGGTTCGCTTCCGCTTCCACAACTCCGACATCTGCGTGGTGAACTCTCACCTGGCGGCCCACATTGAAGAGTACGAGAGACGCAACCAGGACTACAAGGACATATGCAGTCGTCTCCTGTTTCGCCAGCTTGACCCGACGCAGCCTCCACTTACTATCATGAAGCATGA TGTGATCGTGTGGATCGGAGACCTCAACTACAGGATCACTGAACTGGACGTCACAACGGTGAAGGAGCTAATAAGCCAAAAGGACTTTGAAACGCTGCATGGTCATGATCAGGTAAACGTGGTGCTCTTCTCTCTGCGGTCTCGTGTTTATGAGTCGTTGTACTTACCGGCTGCAACTCGTCCTCAGCTCAAGAGGCAGATGGATGAGGAGGCCGTGTTTGTTGGCTTTGTCGAGGGGCCGATCGACTTCCAGCCCACCTATAAATATGACACCGGCTCTGACAAGTGGGATACAAG TGAAAAGTGCCGCGTGCCTGCGTGGTGCGACCGGATCCTGTGGAGAGGGAAGAACATCGCGCAGCAGCAATATCAGAGTCACATGACCCTGAAGACCAGCGACCACAAACCAGTCAGTTCCCTGCTTGTCATCGGG ATTAAGAAAGTAAATGCTGAGATCTATAAGAAAACCTTTGAGGACATTGTGCGCAATATAGACAAATTGGAGAATGAGTGTATTCCATCTGTGACTCTGTCCAACCGAGAG TTCCACTTTAAGGACGTGAAATACATGCAGCACCAGTCCGTGACACTGAGCCTCTCCAATGATGGACAGGTCCCTTGTCAGTTTGAGTTCATCCAGAAGCCGAATGAGCACACGTACTGCAAGCCGTGGCTCACAGCCAACCCTCCCAAAGGCTTCATCGCTCAGG ATGGTTCCGTGGACATTGAGCTTGAGGTTTTTGTGAACCGCTCGACGGCGCCCAAACTGAACTGTgggaaggagaagatggaggacatcCTGGTGCTCCACCTGGAGCGTGGCAAGGACTACTTCATCTCCGTGATGGGAAACTACCTGCCCAGCTGCTACGGCTCCTCCATCCATTCATTGTGCCAACTGAGGGAGCCGATCCAGGACATGCCTCAGGAGACCCTCCGCCGCGTG GCGGAGAATTCCCAAACGGACGATGAAACGGACACTGAAAAGCCTCTTGACATTCCTAAAGAACTCTGGATGATGGTGGATCACTTGTTCCGCAATGCACTCAATCAG GAAGACATTTTTCAGCAACCTGGGCTCCGAATTGAATTTGCAGAAATAAGAGATTGCCTTGACACCGGCATTCCAGATTCTCTCC CGGGCAGTAACCACTCTGCGGCGGAGGCCTTGCTCCTCTTCCTGGACGCCCTCCCGGAGCCGGTGGTCCCCTACTCCTTCTACCAGCAGTGCCTCGAAAGCTGCTCCAGTGCCAGTCAGTGTGAGAAA ATTATTTCCATGCTACCTCAGTGCCATAAAAATGTGTTCAACTATTTAGCTGCCTTTCTACGTGAGCTGTTGAAGAATTCTGCGAGCAATCGATTAGATGTCAGCATCTTGG CCACCATTTTTGCATCCTTGCTCCTGAAGTCACCGACGAAGCAGGATCTCGCAGAAAAGAGAAGGTCTCAGGAGTTCTTTCAGCACTTCCTGACCCAAGGCTCATCGTAG
- the inpp5b gene encoding type II inositol 1,4,5-trisphosphate 5-phosphatase isoform X6: protein MSSVMRDSAKSGPSEKERGANAGAPTSKQTGQESQVKSSCEDRDDLVRSSSHTTSNKAQILAMPQFGLRDNIIRCELLKTEDLYTYTEDFSFFLGTYNVNGQTPKESLRPWLSCTANPPDMYCVGFQELDLSKEAFFFNDTPKELEWTKAVAEALHPDAKYALVKLVRLVGIMLIFYIKKEHAEFISDVEAESVGTGIMGRMGNKGAVAVRFRFHNSDICVVNSHLAAHIEEYERRNQDYKDICSRLLFRQLDPTQPPLTIMKHDVIVWIGDLNYRITELDVTTVKELISQKDFETLHGHDQVNVVLFSLRSRVYESLYLPAATRPQLKRQMDEEAVFVGFVEGPIDFQPTYKYDTGSDKWDTSEKCRVPAWCDRILWRGKNIAQQQYQSHMTLKTSDHKPVSSLLVIGIKKVNAEIYKKTFEDIVRNIDKLENECIPSVTLSNREFHFKDVKYMQHQSVTLSLSNDGQVPCQFEFIQKPNEHTYCKPWLTANPPKGFIAQDGSVDIELEVFVNRSTAPKLNCGKEKMEDILVLHLERGKDYFISVMGNYLPSCYGSSIHSLCQLREPIQDMPQETLRRVAENSQTDDETDTEKPLDIPKELWMMVDHLFRNALNQEDIFQQPGLRIEFAEIRDCLDTGIPDSLPGSNHSAAEALLLFLDALPEPVVPYSFYQQCLESCSSASQCEKIISMLPQCHKNVFNYLAAFLRELLKNSASNRLDVSILATIFASLLLKSPTKQDLAEKRRSQEFFQHFLTQGSS, encoded by the exons ATGTCTAGCGTGATGAGAGACTCCG CGAAGTCGGGACCTTCAGAAAAGGAGAGAGGTGCGAACGCTGGAGCGCCGACGTCCAAACAAACCGGCCAAGAGAG TCAGGTCAAATCCAGCTGCGAGGACCGGGACGACCTGGTGCGCTCCTCCAGCCACACCACGTCCAACAAAGCCCAGATACTGGCCATGCCGCAGTTCGGCCTGCGAGACAACATCATCAGGTGTGAGCTGCTGAAGACCGAGGACCTTTACACTTACACCGAGGACTTCAG CTTTTTTCTCGGCACGTACAATGTGAATGGACAGACGCCGAAGGAAAGCCTCCGTCCCTGGCTGAGCTGCACAGCGAACCCCCCGGACATGTACTGCGTGGG TTTTCAGGAGCTCGACCTCAGCAAAGAGGCTTTCTTCTTCAATGACACGCCCAAGGAGCTGGAGTGGACGAAGGCCGTGGCAGAGGCCTTGCATCCAGATGCCAAGTACGCCTTA GTGAAGTTGGTGAGGCTGGTGGGCATCATGCTGATCTTCTACATTAAGAAGGAGCACGCAGAGTTCATATCTGATGTGGAGGCGGAGTCTGTGGGCACCGGCATCATGGGAAGGATG GGAAATAAGGGAGCTGTGGCGGTTCGCTTCCGCTTCCACAACTCCGACATCTGCGTGGTGAACTCTCACCTGGCGGCCCACATTGAAGAGTACGAGAGACGCAACCAGGACTACAAGGACATATGCAGTCGTCTCCTGTTTCGCCAGCTTGACCCGACGCAGCCTCCACTTACTATCATGAAGCATGA TGTGATCGTGTGGATCGGAGACCTCAACTACAGGATCACTGAACTGGACGTCACAACGGTGAAGGAGCTAATAAGCCAAAAGGACTTTGAAACGCTGCATGGTCATGATCAGGTAAACGTGGTGCTCTTCTCTCTGCGGTCTCGTGTTTATGAGTCGTTGTACTTACCGGCTGCAACTCGTCCTCAGCTCAAGAGGCAGATGGATGAGGAGGCCGTGTTTGTTGGCTTTGTCGAGGGGCCGATCGACTTCCAGCCCACCTATAAATATGACACCGGCTCTGACAAGTGGGATACAAG TGAAAAGTGCCGCGTGCCTGCGTGGTGCGACCGGATCCTGTGGAGAGGGAAGAACATCGCGCAGCAGCAATATCAGAGTCACATGACCCTGAAGACCAGCGACCACAAACCAGTCAGTTCCCTGCTTGTCATCGGG ATTAAGAAAGTAAATGCTGAGATCTATAAGAAAACCTTTGAGGACATTGTGCGCAATATAGACAAATTGGAGAATGAGTGTATTCCATCTGTGACTCTGTCCAACCGAGAG TTCCACTTTAAGGACGTGAAATACATGCAGCACCAGTCCGTGACACTGAGCCTCTCCAATGATGGACAGGTCCCTTGTCAGTTTGAGTTCATCCAGAAGCCGAATGAGCACACGTACTGCAAGCCGTGGCTCACAGCCAACCCTCCCAAAGGCTTCATCGCTCAGG ATGGTTCCGTGGACATTGAGCTTGAGGTTTTTGTGAACCGCTCGACGGCGCCCAAACTGAACTGTgggaaggagaagatggaggacatcCTGGTGCTCCACCTGGAGCGTGGCAAGGACTACTTCATCTCCGTGATGGGAAACTACCTGCCCAGCTGCTACGGCTCCTCCATCCATTCATTGTGCCAACTGAGGGAGCCGATCCAGGACATGCCTCAGGAGACCCTCCGCCGCGTG GCGGAGAATTCCCAAACGGACGATGAAACGGACACTGAAAAGCCTCTTGACATTCCTAAAGAACTCTGGATGATGGTGGATCACTTGTTCCGCAATGCACTCAATCAG GAAGACATTTTTCAGCAACCTGGGCTCCGAATTGAATTTGCAGAAATAAGAGATTGCCTTGACACCGGCATTCCAGATTCTCTCC CGGGCAGTAACCACTCTGCGGCGGAGGCCTTGCTCCTCTTCCTGGACGCCCTCCCGGAGCCGGTGGTCCCCTACTCCTTCTACCAGCAGTGCCTCGAAAGCTGCTCCAGTGCCAGTCAGTGTGAGAAA ATTATTTCCATGCTACCTCAGTGCCATAAAAATGTGTTCAACTATTTAGCTGCCTTTCTACGTGAGCTGTTGAAGAATTCTGCGAGCAATCGATTAGATGTCAGCATCTTGG CCACCATTTTTGCATCCTTGCTCCTGAAGTCACCGACGAAGCAGGATCTCGCAGAAAAGAGAAGGTCTCAGGAGTTCTTTCAGCACTTCCTGACCCAAGGCTCATCGTAG
- the inpp5b gene encoding type II inositol 1,4,5-trisphosphate 5-phosphatase isoform X7 — translation MSSVMRDSAKSGPSEKERGANAGAPTSKQTGQESQVKSSCEDRDDLVRSSSHTTSNKAQILAMPQFGLRDNIIRCELLKTEDLYTYTEDFSFFLGTYNVNGQTPKESLRPWLSCTANPPDMYCVGFQELDLSKEAFFFNDTPKELEWTKAVAEALHPDAKYALVKLVRLVGIMLIFYIKKEHAEFISDVEAESVGTGIMGRMGNKGAVAVRFRFHNSDICVVNSHLAAHIEEYERRNQDYKDICSRLLFRQLDPTQPPLTIMKHDVIVWIGDLNYRITELDVTTVKELISQKDFETLHGHDQLKRQMDEEAVFVGFVEGPIDFQPTYKYDTGSDKWDTSEKCRVPAWCDRILWRGKNIAQQQYQSHMTLKTSDHKPVSSLLVIGIKKVNAEIYKKTFEDIVRNIDKLENECIPSVTLSNREFHFKDVKYMQHQSVTLSLSNDGQVPCQFEFIQKPNEHTYCKPWLTANPPKGFIAQDGSVDIELEVFVNRSTAPKLNCGKEKMEDILVLHLERGKDYFISVMGNYLPSCYGSSIHSLCQLREPIQDMPQETLRRVAENSQTDDETDTEKPLDIPKELWMMVDHLFRNALNQEDIFQQPGLRIEFAEIRDCLDTGIPDSLPGSNHSAAEALLLFLDALPEPVVPYSFYQQCLESCSSASQCEKIISMLPQCHKNVFNYLAAFLRELLKNSASNRLDVSILATIFASLLLKSPTKQDLAEKRRSQEFFQHFLTQGSS, via the exons ATGTCTAGCGTGATGAGAGACTCCG CGAAGTCGGGACCTTCAGAAAAGGAGAGAGGTGCGAACGCTGGAGCGCCGACGTCCAAACAAACCGGCCAAGAGAG TCAGGTCAAATCCAGCTGCGAGGACCGGGACGACCTGGTGCGCTCCTCCAGCCACACCACGTCCAACAAAGCCCAGATACTGGCCATGCCGCAGTTCGGCCTGCGAGACAACATCATCAGGTGTGAGCTGCTGAAGACCGAGGACCTTTACACTTACACCGAGGACTTCAG CTTTTTTCTCGGCACGTACAATGTGAATGGACAGACGCCGAAGGAAAGCCTCCGTCCCTGGCTGAGCTGCACAGCGAACCCCCCGGACATGTACTGCGTGGG TTTTCAGGAGCTCGACCTCAGCAAAGAGGCTTTCTTCTTCAATGACACGCCCAAGGAGCTGGAGTGGACGAAGGCCGTGGCAGAGGCCTTGCATCCAGATGCCAAGTACGCCTTA GTGAAGTTGGTGAGGCTGGTGGGCATCATGCTGATCTTCTACATTAAGAAGGAGCACGCAGAGTTCATATCTGATGTGGAGGCGGAGTCTGTGGGCACCGGCATCATGGGAAGGATG GGAAATAAGGGAGCTGTGGCGGTTCGCTTCCGCTTCCACAACTCCGACATCTGCGTGGTGAACTCTCACCTGGCGGCCCACATTGAAGAGTACGAGAGACGCAACCAGGACTACAAGGACATATGCAGTCGTCTCCTGTTTCGCCAGCTTGACCCGACGCAGCCTCCACTTACTATCATGAAGCATGA TGTGATCGTGTGGATCGGAGACCTCAACTACAGGATCACTGAACTGGACGTCACAACGGTGAAGGAGCTAATAAGCCAAAAGGACTTTGAAACGCTGCATGGTCATGATCAG CTCAAGAGGCAGATGGATGAGGAGGCCGTGTTTGTTGGCTTTGTCGAGGGGCCGATCGACTTCCAGCCCACCTATAAATATGACACCGGCTCTGACAAGTGGGATACAAG TGAAAAGTGCCGCGTGCCTGCGTGGTGCGACCGGATCCTGTGGAGAGGGAAGAACATCGCGCAGCAGCAATATCAGAGTCACATGACCCTGAAGACCAGCGACCACAAACCAGTCAGTTCCCTGCTTGTCATCGGG ATTAAGAAAGTAAATGCTGAGATCTATAAGAAAACCTTTGAGGACATTGTGCGCAATATAGACAAATTGGAGAATGAGTGTATTCCATCTGTGACTCTGTCCAACCGAGAG TTCCACTTTAAGGACGTGAAATACATGCAGCACCAGTCCGTGACACTGAGCCTCTCCAATGATGGACAGGTCCCTTGTCAGTTTGAGTTCATCCAGAAGCCGAATGAGCACACGTACTGCAAGCCGTGGCTCACAGCCAACCCTCCCAAAGGCTTCATCGCTCAGG ATGGTTCCGTGGACATTGAGCTTGAGGTTTTTGTGAACCGCTCGACGGCGCCCAAACTGAACTGTgggaaggagaagatggaggacatcCTGGTGCTCCACCTGGAGCGTGGCAAGGACTACTTCATCTCCGTGATGGGAAACTACCTGCCCAGCTGCTACGGCTCCTCCATCCATTCATTGTGCCAACTGAGGGAGCCGATCCAGGACATGCCTCAGGAGACCCTCCGCCGCGTG GCGGAGAATTCCCAAACGGACGATGAAACGGACACTGAAAAGCCTCTTGACATTCCTAAAGAACTCTGGATGATGGTGGATCACTTGTTCCGCAATGCACTCAATCAG GAAGACATTTTTCAGCAACCTGGGCTCCGAATTGAATTTGCAGAAATAAGAGATTGCCTTGACACCGGCATTCCAGATTCTCTCC CGGGCAGTAACCACTCTGCGGCGGAGGCCTTGCTCCTCTTCCTGGACGCCCTCCCGGAGCCGGTGGTCCCCTACTCCTTCTACCAGCAGTGCCTCGAAAGCTGCTCCAGTGCCAGTCAGTGTGAGAAA ATTATTTCCATGCTACCTCAGTGCCATAAAAATGTGTTCAACTATTTAGCTGCCTTTCTACGTGAGCTGTTGAAGAATTCTGCGAGCAATCGATTAGATGTCAGCATCTTGG CCACCATTTTTGCATCCTTGCTCCTGAAGTCACCGACGAAGCAGGATCTCGCAGAAAAGAGAAGGTCTCAGGAGTTCTTTCAGCACTTCCTGACCCAAGGCTCATCGTAG